GCAGTAAGGGTGTCGGGACGAGAAATGTCGATATGGTAAGTATTGCTTATGACACAAGGGAGTAAAACTGCTGGGAAGCAGGCGACGGGTCTTTGCCCGCAGATTTCATCTGTCCTTTCCTGATCATGTGCATTACCTCGATGCCGCCGAGAATGACCCTCGCACGGTGGAAGTTCTTGAATCCCAGCATCGGCCGGGTCTGGCGTTTGATAGCCCGATGGTCCTGTTCGACAATGTTGTTCAGATACTTGATCTGACGGACCTTGATCGGCGTCTCGCGATCGGCATTCACCGCATCCAGTGCGGCCAGATTGGAGCCGCTTTTGTCGATGGTCACGGTCTCTGGCGTACCATTATGGGTGATCGCCTTTTCAAAGAACCGCCGGGCAGCGACCTTGTCCCGCCTGGCCCTGAGCAGGAAGTCGACCGTGTCGCCCGCCTTGTCCACTGCCCGGCAAAGATATTTCCACTCACCTTTGATCTTGATATAGCTCTCGTCCATTCGCCAGCTTTTCCCAACCGGACGCTTGTGCTTGCGGAAGCTCCTTTCGAAGAGCGGCAGCAGTTTGATGACCCAGCGGTACACCGTCGAATGATCCACCGCGACACCACGCTCGTCCATCATTTCCGCAAGATTGCGCAAACTCAGCGAATAGGCCACGTACCATCGCACGCACAGCAAAATCACTTCAAGCGGGTAGTGACGGCGCTTCAGGACCTTGGCCAAGCCCGGCGCGAGTGTGGTTCGCGGTGTCTTCGTCTTCTTCATCGCACAGCTCAAAAATTCGCTACCCAATTTTAACGTGGGCCTTACTGCAACAGAACCTGTTGATGTGCTCGTGGCCGGTGGATCTATCCCACCAAAGACGCCGCACGCGCGGAGGTGTTCAACTACATCGAGATGTTCTACAACCCAAAACGCCGCTACGGTTCCAATAGCAATCTGTCACCGGTAGAGTTCGAGCGGCGCTACGCGCAACGAGGGTCCTGGGTGTCTACAAAACCCTGGGCGTATCAGTCTTACTTCGGATTGCCGTCAATGAATTCGCAGATTCTTGAAA
The DNA window shown above is from Paraburkholderia youngii and carries:
- a CDS encoding IS6 family transposase encodes the protein MKKTKTPRTTLAPGLAKVLKRRHYPLEVILLCVRWYVAYSLSLRNLAEMMDERGVAVDHSTVYRWVIKLLPLFERSFRKHKRPVGKSWRMDESYIKIKGEWKYLCRAVDKAGDTVDFLLRARRDKVAARRFFEKAITHNGTPETVTIDKSGSNLAALDAVNADRETPIKVRQIKYLNNIVEQDHRAIKRQTRPMLGFKNFHRARVILGGIEVMHMIRKGQMKSAGKDPSPASQQFYSLVS